GGCCCGGTTAGCAACAGGTATACCACAAAAGTATTAGCACATGACAGTCTACGAGTGGTAATTATCTGAAAGTATAACAGACTCATGCCAGTGAAACAACAGTGGTATGGGTAGCATATGCCATTAAGAAAAAGTCTGAAATAATGTGGTGTAATGATCTTCAATCTTGTCACAGTCTGACTGAATTTAATAGGGTATAATCTCTGTTAAGATAATTGTATAGTACTGTAACTGTGCTAGTTTATCCTCGGCTAATAATAACCTTTGTTTTTAACTGTCTTTATACTAAATATCTCACAGGAACGGGAGGAGCATCGGGCTAGTGGTGATGAGCGGAGAAGAAGAAATGACCAGCCAGAGGAGAGGCGGAGCAGGTGGGAGTCAGACAGACCTCAAGAAAGAGAGCACGGTGGTGAGAGACACCGGGAACGAGGCGCGTTTGCCTCTCAGCAAGCTGAGAGACGGCAGCACGATGAGCGGCGCAGGGAAAACCATCAGAGGCGCAGAGAAAACCAAGAGCATGATTTTGGAGAGCCTGAAGGAGGGAGTGAGGACGCAAACGATCCTCCTGCCGATAAAGAGAAGCCCAACTTCGAACTGTCAGGCGCACTCACAGAAGATACAAACACATTCCGCGGAGTGGTGATCAAGTACAACGAGCCACCCGAGGCTCGCATTCCCAAGCGAAGATGGCGACTGTACCCTTTCAAGAACGATGAACCTCTTCCGGTCATGTACATTCACAGACAGAGTGCTTATTTGTTGGGGCGGCAGAGAAAAATCGCAGATATCCCCATTGACCACCCATCCTGCTCTAAGCAGCATGCAGTATTCCAGTACAGGTAAGAATAGTTGTCATTGGCTAAGGTGCTTGACTTTGGTATGTTTTAGAAATATTAATAACTTTAATCAACTCTAACTCTACTTGATCTATAGTAATTCTGTTGACTAATATGTTGCATTACACTTACTCTGCTGTGTTAGTAAAACATGTCTACCTATCTGTTTATATTCCTTCCAGATTGATGGAGTTTACACGTTCAGATGGCACCCCTGGCCGCAGAGTAAGGCCTTACATCATTGACCTGGGTTCCGGCAACGGTACCTACCTGAACAACCAGCGTATCGACCCCCAACGCTATTATGAGCTCAAAGAAAAAGACGTTCTTAAGTTTGGCTTCAGCAGCCGCGAGTACGTCCTCTTGCACGAGTTCTCAGACACGAGCGAGGTGGACGCCAAACTGGAAGAGGAAGACGAGGGACTAGACGAATAAATTGTTCCTATAAACACTGCATTGCTAAATTTGTTCAGGTTAGA
This sequence is a window from Thunnus thynnus chromosome 10, fThuThy2.1, whole genome shotgun sequence. Protein-coding genes within it:
- the snip1 gene encoding smad nuclear-interacting protein 1 — translated: MTKEKRHRRRESPERESKVKIKQERVSPVRPQRSRRSRSRSSGNSSPPRRRTSRSPARTRDRSPGRRETSPARRSSGSPRNRRSRSPHRGADVKIKREREEHRASGDERRRRNDQPEERRSRWESDRPQEREHGGERHRERGAFASQQAERRQHDERRRENHQRRRENQEHDFGEPEGGSEDANDPPADKEKPNFELSGALTEDTNTFRGVVIKYNEPPEARIPKRRWRLYPFKNDEPLPVMYIHRQSAYLLGRQRKIADIPIDHPSCSKQHAVFQYRLMEFTRSDGTPGRRVRPYIIDLGSGNGTYLNNQRIDPQRYYELKEKDVLKFGFSSREYVLLHEFSDTSEVDAKLEEEDEGLDE